A portion of the Flavobacterium magnum genome contains these proteins:
- a CDS encoding tetratricopeptide repeat protein: MKKIAILVLILLGFAVRAQTREKDFSLPSGNEQMKKKKYADAETDYRISRSKFTKNKTAATFNLGNSIYLQDQPDEAALAYQKVIKESKSREEKHRAYHNLGNIHMKQKNYEAAVDDYKNGLINDPSDEHTRYNYALAKSLLKKNPPKKYDKDKKKDQNKKDQQKKDQQKQQDDQKKDQDKGQDKKDPNKDGQDKPEPKDGQGDQKEQPKPKDGISKQRLQNLLEAVNNEEKKVQQKVNTKKLKGKPVQTEKDW; the protein is encoded by the coding sequence ATGAAAAAAATAGCCATACTCGTACTGATCCTTTTGGGTTTTGCCGTCCGGGCGCAAACCAGGGAAAAAGACTTCTCCCTGCCGTCCGGAAACGAGCAGATGAAGAAGAAAAAATATGCCGATGCCGAAACGGATTACCGCATTTCACGATCGAAGTTCACTAAAAACAAAACCGCTGCCACGTTCAATCTGGGCAATTCGATTTACCTTCAGGACCAGCCTGACGAGGCGGCACTGGCCTATCAGAAAGTCATTAAGGAATCCAAAAGCAGGGAAGAAAAACACCGCGCTTACCATAATCTGGGGAACATCCACATGAAGCAGAAAAATTATGAGGCAGCGGTGGACGATTATAAGAACGGGCTGATCAACGACCCGTCCGACGAACACACACGCTACAACTATGCCTTAGCGAAAAGCCTGCTGAAAAAAAATCCGCCAAAAAAGTACGACAAGGATAAAAAGAAAGATCAGAACAAAAAAGACCAGCAAAAGAAAGACCAGCAAAAACAGCAGGACGACCAGAAAAAGGATCAGGATAAAGGGCAGGATAAGAAAGACCCGAATAAGGATGGACAGGACAAACCCGAACCGAAGGACGGACAAGGCGACCAGAAGGAACAGCCCAAACCGAAGGACGGCATCTCCAAACAACGCCTGCAGAACCTGCTCGAAGCCGTAAACAACGAAGAAAAGAAAGTACAGCAGAAAGTAAACACCAAAAAACTCAAAGGGAAACCGGTACAAACAGAAAAGGACTGGTAG
- a CDS encoding tetratricopeptide repeat protein, producing the protein MKNILYLLLLSVSFSFAQSGFETGNALYRKGHYAEAADSYESVLKTRKHSAELYFNLGNCYYKLHKIAPAIYNYEKALLLSPNDSEIKNNLKFAQKAAIDEVKDVPHVGFLKMIENAAGIFAYDSWAWIAVVFAFVCLLLFAGYYFSAEALRKRLFFMGMFASIVVIGLSTGAAFIGKNANADDREAIVFDDVLPVKTEPKADAQDAFVLHEGTKVSITDTLDVWRKVRISDQTEGWVQAESIKEIR; encoded by the coding sequence ATGAAAAACATACTGTATTTATTGTTGCTTTCGGTTTCTTTTTCTTTCGCCCAAAGCGGATTTGAAACAGGTAATGCGCTGTACCGCAAAGGCCATTATGCCGAGGCGGCCGACTCCTATGAAAGTGTGCTGAAAACCAGGAAGCATTCGGCCGAATTATACTTTAATCTCGGCAATTGCTATTACAAACTGCACAAAATCGCGCCCGCGATTTACAACTACGAAAAGGCGCTGCTCCTGAGCCCGAACGATTCGGAAATAAAAAACAACCTGAAGTTCGCCCAAAAAGCTGCAATCGACGAGGTGAAGGACGTTCCGCACGTGGGTTTTCTCAAAATGATCGAAAATGCAGCCGGGATTTTCGCCTACGACAGCTGGGCCTGGATAGCGGTGGTTTTCGCTTTTGTGTGCCTGCTGCTGTTTGCGGGTTACTATTTTTCTGCGGAAGCGCTTCGGAAAAGGTTGTTTTTCATGGGCATGTTTGCTTCAATCGTCGTTATCGGATTGAGCACCGGCGCTGCGTTTATCGGGAAAAATGCCAACGCCGACGACCGTGAGGCGATTGTATTTGACGATGTACTTCCGGTGAAAACCGAACCGAAAGCCGACGCACAGGATGCTTTCGTATTGCACGAGGGTACCAAGGTATCGATTACGGACACGTTGGATGTCTGGCGGAAAGTCAGGATTTCAGACCAGACCGAAGGCTGGGTCCAGGCTGAATCGATAAAGGAAATCCGATAG
- a CDS encoding BatD family protein, whose translation MKKLIFLFLIAFHGLSAQVQFEAKASKTTLGLNERLRVDFSMNDDGDNFVPPAFEGFKVVAGPSQQVSQSWINGKMSFNKTYSYFLLPTQKGTLTIKQASIEIRRQIYKTTPIKITVTNAVEMPKDPNDTSISADDAIHLVADVSKATPYINEPITVVYKLYISYNIGLSNFKELDKPKYNDFWSQNIEIKELKAEDATYNGERVRCVVLKKVVLYPQKSGRLTIAPLSLDLDVQVPTNRRNFWGQALIKEDNKRVSAGARTINVKPLPEAGKPDDFTGAVGRFDFKVVPSKTELRNGESLELNVSVSGTGNLKLFNLPKPVVPTALEMYDPVHKEQVSTPLSGMSGKISDNYTIIPQYKGDYLIKPMTFSYYDLSSGRYRTIVSKEIKIRVLDGPSPSEGSTPASVGANKQQISKTDHFEFIKLKTNLQPIHKKDFLGSNLFYGLLTAPFLCIPLLIGFRRKKQAIDADVAGNRTRMSNKLAKKFLSEAKRQLDNKELFYVALEKALHNFLKAKTQIETSEMSKEKIRDILLARKANPDTVSEFLRLTENCELARYAPASSVAIHNDYDKAVEIISALEKQI comes from the coding sequence ATGAAAAAGTTGATTTTCCTTTTTTTGATAGCCTTCCACGGACTCAGCGCCCAGGTGCAGTTTGAGGCAAAAGCCAGCAAAACCACGCTGGGCCTCAATGAAAGGCTGCGCGTCGACTTTTCGATGAACGACGACGGCGACAATTTCGTACCGCCGGCGTTTGAAGGTTTCAAGGTTGTCGCCGGCCCAAGCCAACAGGTCAGTCAGTCGTGGATTAATGGTAAAATGTCATTCAACAAGACCTATTCTTATTTCCTTTTGCCGACGCAGAAGGGTACCCTGACCATCAAGCAGGCATCGATTGAAATCCGTCGCCAGATTTACAAAACCACACCGATTAAGATTACCGTGACCAATGCGGTCGAAATGCCAAAAGACCCCAATGATACTTCAATTTCGGCGGATGATGCGATCCACCTGGTCGCTGATGTGTCAAAAGCGACCCCGTACATCAACGAGCCGATTACTGTGGTTTACAAATTGTACATCAGCTACAACATCGGCCTCAGTAATTTCAAGGAACTGGACAAGCCGAAATATAACGATTTCTGGAGCCAGAATATTGAAATCAAAGAGCTTAAGGCCGAAGACGCGACCTATAACGGCGAACGCGTGCGTTGCGTGGTCCTTAAGAAAGTAGTGCTGTATCCGCAAAAATCAGGAAGGCTGACCATAGCGCCGCTGTCGCTTGACCTCGATGTGCAGGTGCCTACAAACCGGCGTAATTTCTGGGGACAGGCGTTAATTAAAGAAGACAACAAACGCGTCTCGGCCGGCGCACGCACCATCAATGTCAAACCTTTGCCCGAAGCCGGAAAACCAGACGATTTCACTGGTGCCGTAGGACGCTTCGACTTTAAGGTGGTCCCATCCAAAACCGAACTCAGGAACGGGGAAAGCCTCGAGCTCAACGTGAGCGTCAGCGGGACCGGCAACCTCAAACTGTTCAACCTCCCGAAACCTGTGGTGCCCACAGCCCTGGAAATGTATGATCCCGTACACAAGGAGCAGGTAAGCACGCCATTGTCAGGGATGTCAGGGAAAATTTCCGACAATTACACCATCATTCCGCAATACAAAGGCGATTACCTGATCAAACCGATGACGTTTTCTTATTATGACTTGAGCAGCGGCAGATACAGGACGATTGTTTCCAAAGAAATAAAAATCAGGGTGCTCGACGGTCCGTCGCCTTCTGAAGGGAGTACGCCTGCCAGCGTGGGCGCAAACAAGCAACAGATTTCAAAAACGGACCATTTTGAGTTCATCAAGCTCAAAACAAACCTGCAACCCATTCACAAAAAAGATTTCCTCGGCTCGAACCTGTTCTATGGATTGCTTACCGCGCCATTCCTTTGCATTCCGTTGTTAATCGGATTCCGAAGAAAAAAACAGGCTATCGACGCTGACGTTGCCGGTAACAGGACGAGAATGTCAAACAAACTGGCGAAAAAATTCCTGTCGGAAGCCAAACGACAACTGGACAACAAGGAATTGTTTTATGTGGCACTCGAAAAAGCGCTCCACAATTTCCTAAAAGCCAAGACGCAGATCGAAACTTCCGAGATGAGTAAGGAAAAAATCCGCGACATCCTTCTGGCGCGAAAAGCCAATCCGGACACCGTATCGGAGTTCCTCCGGCTGACGGAAAATTGCGAACTGGCACGTTACGCACCGGCTTCCAGCGTGGCCATCCACAATGATTATGACAAGGCCGTCGAAATCATCTCCGCACTTGAAAAACAAATTTAA
- a CDS encoding CvpA family protein codes for MFLLDLVFAGFLIFGILSGLWDGFFAELASLLSLFVGIFAAFRFSFVLRDLLSGYVSWHPQTVQAIAFLLTFAAVVLGVAVLGKVLTAFANFSALGLFNKIAGGVLGLVKAFLILGVAFVIFEKFNANGRFVEKETLGKSVLYPKILKTTTWIYPSLQSWISGAVNTV; via the coding sequence ATGTTTTTACTCGATCTGGTATTTGCAGGTTTTTTGATTTTTGGGATCCTGAGCGGACTCTGGGACGGTTTCTTCGCCGAACTCGCATCGCTCCTGTCTTTGTTTGTCGGGATTTTTGCCGCTTTCAGGTTTTCATTTGTACTCAGGGATTTGCTTTCAGGCTACGTTTCCTGGCATCCGCAAACAGTACAGGCCATTGCCTTTCTGCTGACATTTGCCGCGGTGGTTCTGGGTGTGGCCGTGCTTGGGAAAGTGTTAACGGCCTTCGCCAATTTCAGCGCGTTGGGATTGTTCAATAAGATTGCCGGCGGCGTGCTCGGACTGGTAAAGGCATTCCTCATTCTGGGTGTTGCCTTTGTTATTTTCGAGAAATTCAATGCGAATGGGCGCTTTGTGGAAAAAGAAACGCTTGGAAAATCGGTACTTTACCCCAAAATCCTCAAGACAACCACTTGGATTTATCCGTCACTACAGTCGTGGATTTCCGGGGCCGTCAACACCGTCTGA
- the pheS gene encoding phenylalanine--tRNA ligase subunit alpha, with protein sequence MIDKIKEYIGEAQAFSTQKKEELEAFRIKFLGSKGLIKEIFAEFKNVPNDQKKEFGQVINTLKNIAEEKLKTLQEQLENSQETKSIYGDLSRPGEPVSIGSRHPISLVRNQITDVFSNIGFNVSEGPEIEDDWHNFTALNLPEYHPARDMQDTFFIQTNPDMLLRTHTSSVQVRYMENNKPPIRTISPGRVFRNEAVSSRSHCIFHQVEGLYIDKDVSFADLKQTILYFTKEMFGKSKIRLRPSYFPFTEPSAEVDIYWGLKTETDYRITKGTGWLEIMGCGMVDPNVLRNCGINPDEFNGFAFGMGIERIAMLLYQVDDIRMFFENDVRFLEQFKTSI encoded by the coding sequence ATGATAGACAAGATTAAAGAATATATCGGGGAAGCACAGGCTTTTTCAACGCAAAAGAAGGAAGAGCTCGAAGCCTTCCGCATCAAATTCCTGGGAAGCAAAGGCCTGATTAAGGAGATTTTCGCCGAATTCAAAAATGTGCCGAATGACCAGAAAAAAGAATTCGGGCAGGTTATCAATACCCTTAAGAACATTGCTGAGGAGAAACTGAAAACCCTGCAGGAGCAGCTGGAAAACAGCCAGGAAACCAAAAGCATTTACGGCGATTTGTCGCGTCCCGGCGAGCCGGTGTCGATCGGTTCGCGCCACCCTATTTCGTTAGTCAGGAATCAGATTACGGATGTGTTTTCAAACATCGGGTTCAACGTTTCCGAAGGGCCCGAGATTGAAGACGACTGGCATAATTTCACCGCGTTGAACCTTCCCGAATACCACCCGGCGCGCGACATGCAGGATACGTTTTTTATACAGACCAACCCGGACATGCTCTTGCGGACACACACCTCATCGGTGCAGGTGCGCTATATGGAAAACAACAAACCGCCGATACGGACGATTTCGCCGGGCCGCGTGTTCAGGAATGAAGCCGTGTCCTCACGCTCGCATTGTATTTTCCATCAGGTCGAAGGCTTGTATATCGATAAGGACGTTTCGTTCGCAGACCTGAAACAGACGATTTTGTATTTCACCAAGGAAATGTTCGGAAAATCAAAAATACGCCTGCGCCCTTCCTATTTCCCTTTTACCGAGCCAAGTGCGGAAGTCGATATTTACTGGGGACTCAAGACCGAAACCGATTACCGCATCACCAAAGGAACGGGCTGGCTCGAAATCATGGGCTGCGGCATGGTCGACCCGAATGTCCTGCGCAATTGCGGCATCAACCCCGATGAATTCAACGGATTCGCTTTCGGGATGGGGATCGAGCGCATCGCCATGCTGTTGTACCAGGTCGATGACATCCGCATGTTTTTTGAGAATGACGTACGCTTTCTGGAGCAGTTTAAGACCAGTATTTAA
- a CDS encoding vWA domain-containing protein, with protein MWELDEQKYLYLLFAIPALVLIFLYNLYWKRKKQRQFGDRELVRKLTPEKSVFKHILKLIVVLLALSCLVMALVNPKIGTKTETVKREGIDIVFAIDVSKSMLCEDIAPSRLEKSRQLVSQLINQFTNDRIGIVAYAGSAFPVLPMTSDYSVAKMFLESMNTDMVSSQGTSLDDAIRMSASYFKDEDKKTSKLLILISDGEDHGEGAQEAVEEAKKAGMKIITIGVGTEKGGPIPIKKNGIVESYKRDSHDQMVLTKLNVPALQAISKNSKGYVSGNNTKEVLNYVKKALDNIDKTQFKSVQFTDFNSQFQWFLGIALALVLLDVFLLDKKTSWVKKLNLFNEKG; from the coding sequence ATGTGGGAATTAGACGAACAGAAATACCTTTACCTGCTTTTTGCCATCCCGGCACTGGTACTGATTTTTCTTTATAATTTATATTGGAAAAGGAAAAAGCAACGCCAGTTCGGTGACCGCGAGCTGGTGCGGAAGCTCACGCCTGAAAAGTCCGTTTTCAAGCACATCCTGAAACTCATCGTGGTCCTGCTGGCGTTGTCGTGCCTCGTGATGGCATTGGTAAACCCGAAAATCGGCACGAAAACCGAAACCGTAAAACGCGAGGGTATAGACATCGTGTTTGCGATTGACGTGTCAAAAAGCATGCTGTGCGAAGACATTGCGCCGAGCCGCCTCGAAAAAAGCCGCCAACTCGTCTCGCAGCTTATCAACCAGTTTACGAACGACCGCATCGGGATTGTCGCGTATGCCGGCAGCGCGTTTCCGGTATTGCCAATGACGTCAGACTACAGCGTTGCCAAAATGTTCCTTGAAAGCATGAATACCGATATGGTGTCGTCGCAAGGCACATCCCTTGATGATGCCATCAGGATGTCGGCCAGTTATTTTAAGGATGAAGACAAGAAAACCAGCAAATTGCTGATTTTAATTTCAGACGGCGAGGACCACGGCGAAGGCGCGCAGGAAGCGGTCGAGGAGGCAAAAAAGGCCGGTATGAAAATCATTACCATCGGTGTGGGCACTGAAAAAGGCGGTCCCATCCCGATAAAAAAGAACGGCATTGTGGAAAGCTACAAGCGCGACAGCCATGACCAGATGGTACTGACTAAGCTGAACGTGCCGGCACTACAGGCCATTTCAAAAAACAGCAAAGGTTATGTCAGTGGAAATAACACGAAAGAAGTGCTGAATTACGTGAAAAAGGCTTTGGATAATATTGATAAGACACAGTTTAAATCGGTGCAATTCACTGATTTTAATTCCCAGTTCCAGTGGTTCCTGGGGATCGCACTGGCACTCGTGTTGCTTGACGTGTTCCTGCTGGACAAAAAAACAAGCTGGGTAAAGAAACTGAATCTGTTTAATGAAAAGGGATAA